AATTACGAGTTGTACGTGCATTCCGCTCAACATTGGAAGATATGAATGAACGCCGTTCGGTGCATAGCTTGCGTAGTCAAAACAGCCCGTATCCCAGCAATCCGCTCTACAATGCTAACCTGCTTAGTCCACAGCAAtcacaatatttaaataaaaaatagagTATGATAGCGACAACGCGCAAGAAGAGATATCAATAAAAcgaacaatattttttatatcaTCTATTTAACTTTATTGAGTTTTCTATATGGAAATCGTGCTCGATGGCCTTCGAATTTATCTGTTAATAATATTAATTTGTGattaaatacttaaataaaaatgtatcaaaCACTATCGCCTAGAGCTGGATTTGATTCGATTTGATCGATCCTTTTATAATAAACAAAGAATTGTGTTTTATTCGAATAATTCGTTAGGACTTCTACGCCTATGACGTAGATAAATACCTTGTGTCCACGCTGCAGAACATTCATTATCAGATGGAAATATGCGTAGTCCCTGTAAATTCTTTGTATTTGAATCATGAGTTTCGATGCTGCAGGAGCAGCAGCGTGTCTTCCACCCATGTCACGTGTCAACAACCCATTATGGATATCTGTGACCCTTGATGTCATAGGGATGGGCGCTCTATCCACAACGTCGCCGCTTGTTGGTAAGTTGATGTTGGAGGCTTGCCAAGATAGCGAAATTTTTGAACGCTATCCACGGTTTCACTGCCGAAGGTTTCTTGTGGCCAAGTTTCTACTAGGAAACTGCCTATGACTAGCTTCTACGGACCTGCGGGCCCATGGCAAGCAGTTGTGTCGACCACGGCTCCTAAGCGCTAGACAATTATTAATACTACCTTTTACTGTGAGGAGACTTTCGCACCCTAATACACTCGTCTTCTCTGTTCGGTCTCACTTGCCGAGCTCATTGCTTTTCCGCTACCTTCGCTTTCAAATTCTTACTCATCGCTCGGGGCAGTTGGAAGTTCTTTATCCTGTCGAGCTCTTATGAGACCCAACGGCGTATACATATATGGGTCATTAAACCGCTGAGCTACGGGGTTCAATTCAGCtcataacaaaataaatttctACCCAATCAGGCATATTCGTTTAAGTTTTAGAAGGAGTATGGCATGGTATGTTGGTcttattgttgtattaacgataagaaactccccgaaggagtgttatcgatgttgatggtcctttgccgaatatataaccggtacgttccggtaacaaagcacaataaaggtactagcccgaccatctcgggaataatttatatgaccacattaaaccttctggccATAATGCCCCCTCCCCAACCCTCATGCGGCAGttattatgcggcagttactcacgaacgtacgtacctaaaacgtgtcagctgacacgacctatcttatgagtgtgcaatgtaaacgaaaactcaccaacgtgcaacgcccgtacgtacgtagcccggaacgtagaaatcaaaacaattttgattttttccgtaagaacgtgtcagctgatcgctctctcactagacagagttgcctagtaaacttttttgcgctaatttttgaccgtttgcaattttatgcaaaaacacttaattaaagtttgaaaaattgtgaaaataattcgaaataattacgtAAAAGTGCTgactataaatatgtaatctatttatacttatttaatatgtattccggccttttacaatatcaaaaattaaattggaaaaagttgatgtttccataagcatacatgcaaaatggtcaatggcaacagtgcttatctgtaaacaatacacacacaaatatgttatgtacatgtacacagacgcacacattgaatcctacgggcttgagagttcggtcaaacgtgcttcgtacgacaaacgtccttacgtacggcacacgtcggtgggtaactgccgcattagttccatgaggaacttggggtcgccagagcctcgcctgctaaatatgtttatgatacattcacatttgtaacatgATTCCCCCCTCGTAGGTGAGGTTgcaaattgggttgcggaagttttgaagctataaagctttgtattgcgcttatcaaccccttgaatccttaTGGCATGGTATCTCTTACCATTACGTCATTGCTGTCAGCGGATTTATTAATGTTAATGTTCAGGTGCCCTATTCAGTAAATTGTGATTttaaaaatgtacactttttctgcatataatttgtatgaaaggaaaatgtacatttcaaaactcatagttactgaatagggcccctgctcACGTCAATTCacagattttttgtttacattccaTTCTGACTGATTTTCTTATGTCTTCATACCTCCCGGGTTGCCGTAGAATTGGCAGTCTAtttaaaagccccgacacataaatGCCACGGTAgaacgacatttttcatatagatgcgtttaacacaagcttatgcattccaataacatcgccacaataaccaagatgttgcgtttgtaattatgaaggaacttcagacttggcaattgaagtttattacgccttgcccattcacatacaaaatttcgcgaagcactgttataaacattctttctatacaacaaaaatacttgccaacatattttgtgtcgtaatcgattgttatattgcaggtgccaacacccttagccaaagcaaatgtcaaattcttcttcttatgatttgcttggaacaaaattggggagttgactacttttcaatatcagatggcgccagtgtctctcattctaccgttctccataaaaatacgtacaatccactcataatgcataagcttgtgttaaactcatctatatgaaaactgcttatgtgtcagAGCTATAAGCAGttttttttcatatagatgagttttacacatgcttatgcattatgagtagattgcacgtatttttatggcgaacggtagaatgagcgacactggcgccatctgatattgaaaagtagccaactcccaaattttgttgcaagcaaatcttaagaagaagaatttgctttggctaagggtgttggcaccctttacaagtgaaattatttttccgactggttggtaaattttctaacatttttcgcaactAAAAACTGCattataacaatcgaatacgacaaaaaatatgttagcaagtatttttgttgtatagcaagaatgtttataacagtgcttcgggAATGGGCAAGCCGTAATAAATTTCAATTGCTACGCCTGTAgatccttcatatttacaaacgcaacatcttggaaTATTGTGGCGATATTATTGGAATTCATAAGCTTGAGTTaaacacatataattgaaaaagtcattgtgccgcggcctttagctGTAGCAGATCATATGTGACTTTTCCAATAGAGTGACGAAAtcatatttaaggaaatatttaccaACTCTAACTAAAATATTGATAACAGGACAGCTGATAAAACCTTAAATTAATCCTTAATTAGTAATCGCATGACAACCTGGCTGTTTAAGAGGCTTAAACAATTGGCCACTTCACTCCGCTCAAGgagtatcaaaatcaaaaaaaaaaaatcctcaaTTATCAAAATAAAGTCAAATTCAGTGCATTTTGTACGCTTCGCAAGTTTTGAATTGTTTATACGTTCACCAACTGGAATATGCCACCAACATCCGATTCGATTAATGCTGCGAACAGCAGCATACGTGGTGGTCGAGAACGTGAAAAGGCTCACATTGTCCAACACAGCAATAAATGCTATGAACATCGTGAATTACAAGCAACCGCAATGTCTGTAGATTATACTGGACAATGGGTTTTATTAGCTGGCCGAAGTCATTTAGCGCTCAAACGTCTCGGACAAGATGACGGAACATTACGAGAATTTCAACGCAATTCCAAATATGAAGTCTCCGCAGCGGAGTTTGCAACATTACCCAATAGGCAAGAATATTGTGCTATAGCGGTAAATTAAATTAGTACATTCTTATGGAGTAATACCATATTAATCCTCTCAATTTTTGTTTTCAGACTAGCGAACATATTGACGTTGTAACTTTGGGTGCTGCAGATATGCAGCAATATCATTCATTACGCGGCCATACACGCATGGTTACTGATATTGATTGGCACAGCAAGAATAGTAACCTACTAGTTAGTTGTTCAATTGATACATTCTCACATATATGGGATTTACGTGATCCACGCAAGCCCACATTGTCATTGAGCGCAGTCTGCATGTGTATGTAGTGATATAAGTGATttatttggtaaaagtctagaacaggggcggactgctaatacgcgtccaaaaatatcgagaggggcgTTAAAAGACGGTGTTgacttcgacaacaataatccgaaggcggccaAAAAAGAGGCACATTTTCTCTCTGTCGGCAGATATTGCAGTTAAAGTTGGCAATTTTTATATGGTtagtgcactgaaaaaaattttgatactaaaggattttgacggatttaattttgatgttctgggcaaaaaaactatggataccatccccggtttcggagggaaaATTTTAggtcatttttcattattaatacGTCttgacgcgtcgtttgacacctctcccaatATTCTTGAACGTGTACTAGCTGTCGACCACTGTTCTAGACTCTTACCATACATTTTTCAAACCATTTCTACAATTTATTAATATTTCGATAGCCGGTGCTACACAAGTTGGATTCAATCGTGTCTCAGGTAATTTGTTAGCAGCGGCACATGATGGTGATTTACGTATATGGGACATGCGTAAGGGTTCTTGTCCAGTTCATTATATTACTGCGCATTTAAATAGGTATTTTGGCATGATTTTTATATCTGTGGGATATATTACATTTCCtcttacacatatgtatgtactcaaAATGCTTACAGGGTACATGGCATCAATTGGAGTCATTTGCGTGAAACGTGTTTGGCTACAGCGAGTCAAGATGGCACAGTCAAGTATTTTGATATAAATAATCCACGACGTGCTGAAAAAATCATAACAATGTCTTCCCCAGTTTGGCGTGCGCGTTATACAGTATGTACTTTTTTTGTCTTATGCCTACATTCCTAAGAAGCATGCAGTGCCACAGAATTTTCAGGCTTCGGTTCGAATTCTATAGTATTGACTATGCAGATACTATGTCTTTCCTGTCCCTTTTCGGGATCTCTTCGGTATTTCGCTGAGATATTCGGATGAAATTGGGATCGATTCGGGGCTATCTTTGGATAATTTCGAAATTAGTTCAGTAAAAACTGtgaattatattatttatttatttcagcgaTCAACCTTGTTTGAAGGAGCAAATCGATAGTTTTCGAGACCAATTCGGAAATACTTTAGGAATAATGTCGGTTTTATTTTTATTGGGATCATTTTTAAAAAGCTTCGCAACTATCTTTAGAACAACTAGACTATTTTTGGTTAATTTCGTGATCACTTTAAAAATTGAATCATTTGCGAAGTAAAATGGGATGATTTCAGCATTTTTGGTTCATCTTGATAGTGCTTGAAGATCATTTAGGTCCGATTTCGCGATTGTTTTCAGGATAATTTTGAGATCAATCGAATGCAGTTTTTGAGATGATTTCTAGGCTATTTCGTAGGTTTTCAAAGGTTGTTAGCCTTTTATCCTAGCCTGGAATCTTTCCGCCTGCATCCAATAACCCCCAAACTGTTGAACACTTTAAAGATTATTTATGTGCAATTTCAGCCTATTGGAAATGGTTTGGTGAGCATTGTTGTGCCGGCTTTAGGACGTGGTGAAAATAGTTTACTACTATGGAGTAACAGCAAACAAATGGATCCTGTATGCTCTTTTGTTGGACATACCGATGTTATACTTGATTTTGAGTGGCGCCCTGATCGTGAAAATACCTCAGAAATTGTAAGTAATTAAATCTAAAGACAACTATTACCATTTCTTAAGTACTTGCCAATAAACGTTGAATTTCAAATCCTCTTTTCAGGAATTAGTAACATGGTCTCGTGATCGAAGTTTACGGATTTGGAAGATAGATGATACGATGCTTAAGCTCTGCGAACCCGATATTGAAAGCAATGAAATATGCGATACACCTGAGTCTTTTGCAGATACACCCACAAAATTTTTACCCATACAATCTACGCCTATGCACCAACCTAATTTAAGTTTGACAAGAGCTGGAGCTGCATCGCTGCCAGCCGAAACTTCGGATAGTCTAGTTATATCAACTATATCCAGATCTCCGCCACCGCCAATACGCAAAGAGGAAGCACATATAGCACGTTCATTAACAGATCAGCCGACATGTTCGTTGCATCATGAGTTTTCATTATTAAATAGAAATATGCCGCATGTGGAAGTTGATATACTCGATGCTATTAAGCGTTATGCAATTTTTAAGATCTCAGCTGGTGGTCATGTGGTGGTGCTGCAGGTGAAGTGTTAAATTTATTTAGCACTGCTGTTTAAACTAAAATTacctttatgtttttttttcccaaaaaaatagGCAATATTTCCAACAGAGTATCCAAGTCCGAATATTGGTCCGGAATTTACCTTTTGTGAGGGCACAACACTTCACGAGCAATTGTCGACAATTTTGTTGAAGACGCTGAAAACGAATGCATTACAGCGTGTTAAAAAATCGCGTACATGTTTGGAGCAATGCTTGCGTGCCTTGGTAGCCGCCATGAAGAAGGTTTGTCTGTATATTGGATTTAAGTATTTTTATAACAAGGCTTTAGGTTCAAGTACACaaatcatttcttttttttttttattacagtcTGTTGGTGGTGTTGCAGATAAATCTCAGCTGCGTTTACAGTCGCCTCGTCTAGAAGGTGCTTTAAGTGGAGCTTTGCATGATGCCTGCATTCCCTATCCACGTACTTCGGGCGTTAAATTCAATGGTATTGGCCTCTTAGTTGTCTTCGCCCAGGCACCAAATTCGAACCGTTTAGTGTTACGACATCAAAATATAACTCCGCGTACTTTTTCAGCTATAAGTGGTGGAGTTTTGTTGGGAAATGTGCTTTATACCCATCGCGATTCAAATGCTTCCTTTTATCTGCAAGATCGTATGAACTCCAAACATGCAAAGAACCGTTCATTACAAAAACCAACACAAGCAACACCAATTGTACATATTTATGAAGCATGTAAACTATTGAATATCAATTGTGAAATGtctaaggaattttcattggacAAACGTGATTTGCGTGCAACATGTCGTCACAATCGTCAAGTTTGTGAAACGCATGGTCGTTATGATTTGGTGCCAATATGGACCCTCACGGAATTAATAGCTACACCAAATAtaccaaatgaaataaaatatgaaaCTCTCTTTTATAAGGATCCATTCAAGAAATTTTTACTTGAAGCATTGATTATGCATTTTGCTAGTGCTGGCGATTTACAAACCGCTGTAATGTTGGCATATCTCTTTCACAAGTGTCCCTCATCAACATCAGGCGAGTTAAGCGGTGAACTAACACCGACTACATTACCTGCAGGCGGTTATCAACACAAAAAATTATATCAATTGACCACCAACACATCACTTTATGGCACTATTTTGCCAATCGATTATCAAGCGTCACATTCAAAATGTAACAATGCTTTGCCAATTAATGTGCATTTAAAGCAATTACGTAGTAATTCTTGGTCAGATTCATTAGATTGGATTGACTCGAAGCATTGCAACTCAGATTCGTACTCGTGTTCCTTAATAAGGCGAAAAAAGATGCCGCTATTTGATCACTTTAAAAAAGTTTATGCAGATATACTATTCGGCTGGCAATTGCTTAATAAGCGTGCACtggtaaaataaatataaaaaaaagacaTTTTTAAATATCTaactaaaaatgtatttatttttattttagatatTAAAGCACACAATGGTTTCTCAAACGCAGCCACATGGTGTTGAATTCGTTACGGAATGCGCATCTTGTAATAAACTAAAACGCACGCCCTCATGCGCGACATGTCAACGTCCCGTACTTTTCTGCCAACTCTGCAATTTACCAGTGAAAGGTGCAGCTAATGCTTGTCTTGCATGTGGTCACGGTGGCCATATGACACATATGATACAGTGGTTTAAGGTGTGTAATTATTTctctatttttcatttttcataatttataattatttatagAAGCACAGCATTTGCGCATCCGGTTGTGGTTGTCATTGTTTAAAACAAACGGCGGCATTATTAGAACTAATGAATTGACTTTCGTTgtgtttgaaatatatttttttttgaaatattaaagggatacaaattatttaacatttttcgccagaaacatgaatgtgtaACATTATTCTCTATCAATGCAAATCTACCCATAGTAATTGAACTAATTGCTATATAGAACTATATTTATTACTCGAGTCAGGGAAGTCTTAGATATAAGCCTAAACAACGATGCATATAAACCTCTTATATCGATTGTTCacacaaaattaaaaatatcGAATTTGAGCATTTCCGTTTAGTCCTCTCTCTCTCTCAGACCACAGAAACACACAGTGCGGGAGTAGAGAGCAAGGCTCAGAAACAAAAACTGAGAATATTTTAACAGTTTGAGCCTGTCTGAGTACTCTCAAGTCTAAATAACACGAtccatttagttaattttttgtaACATTGTCACCTAGTTTTGAACTATATTCTAGGTCTCGGGTTTCTGGCATGTAACGATATTGCCTTAAATTAGATTTTCCAAATATATCTATGCATGCGCCACTTagtgaattattttatttcttagagTGCATTGTCACTGAATTGTCACATATGCTCCAAGTTTCAGGTATCTATGTACATTACGGGAAAGTCACTTTAAATCCGATCGCAGGACTCATTCGATATAACGtgctagatatatatatatatatatatatatctatttttttCATACGTTGCACTGTCCCGGGTCCTGATATATATATTGTGGCGcattttagcatcactatgttcttagtaaataaaggcacaacaacaataaagcaagctgccactcttgtgaacacatcaatttaatcatcatttacacacatacgaGAAGTGCATGCAcatacataaccagcagctcgaagtgaagagatatctctcaCACACCCATGTATTCATCAGTCGAAGTTCtgactcacacatacacacgcacatatgtagctcaattaccaagcaggagatacagcagttctagaaggcgaaacgtctagactttagtagaaatatgcgaatgaagcaacggagagtataaaagcagcgcaagctgagtagtcagtaaacagtttgatttaaacacgctatcagttgcgaagtgaagtttaattgcgaagtataattgtactacccccaaagtagtctaataaagaccattttgcaatacagaatattggagtgatttatttaacagtttagggattcgaacgttagcagaaggttgaaaataagcgcaattttccaaaattcgttacaatatctatgtCAGGTTTCAACTTTATAGCTTAATTGAAATATACTTAAAATTCCATTTCAAGAATATATTTTAAAGCATACAAGAAAGAGTCCTAATAAAAAGATA
The DNA window shown above is from Eurosta solidaginis isolate ZX-2024a chromosome 2, ASM4086904v1, whole genome shotgun sequence and carries:
- the Wdr59 gene encoding GATOR2 complex protein Wdr59, whose protein sequence is MPPTSDSINAANSSIRGGREREKAHIVQHSNKCYEHRELQATAMSVDYTGQWVLLAGRSHLALKRLGQDDGTLREFQRNSKYEVSAAEFATLPNRQEYCAIATSEHIDVVTLGAADMQQYHSLRGHTRMVTDIDWHSKNSNLLVSCSIDTFSHIWDLRDPRKPTLSLSAVCMSGATQVGFNRVSGNLLAAAHDGDLRIWDMRKGSCPVHYITAHLNRVHGINWSHLRETCLATASQDGTVKYFDINNPRRAEKIITMSSPVWRARYTPIGNGLVSIVVPALGRGENSLLLWSNSKQMDPVCSFVGHTDVILDFEWRPDRENTSEIELVTWSRDRSLRIWKIDDTMLKLCEPDIESNEICDTPESFADTPTKFLPIQSTPMHQPNLSLTRAGAASLPAETSDSLVISTISRSPPPPIRKEEAHIARSLTDQPTCSLHHEFSLLNRNMPHVEVDILDAIKRYAIFKISAGGHVVVLQAIFPTEYPSPNIGPEFTFCEGTTLHEQLSTILLKTLKTNALQRVKKSRTCLEQCLRALVAAMKKSVGGVADKSQLRLQSPRLEGALSGALHDACIPYPRTSGVKFNGIGLLVVFAQAPNSNRLVLRHQNITPRTFSAISGGVLLGNVLYTHRDSNASFYLQDRMNSKHAKNRSLQKPTQATPIVHIYEACKLLNINCEMSKEFSLDKRDLRATCRHNRQVCETHGRYDLVPIWTLTELIATPNIPNEIKYETLFYKDPFKKFLLEALIMHFASAGDLQTAVMLAYLFHKCPSSTSGELSGELTPTTLPAGGYQHKKLYQLTTNTSLYGTILPIDYQASHSKCNNALPINVHLKQLRSNSWSDSLDWIDSKHCNSDSYSCSLIRRKKMPLFDHFKKVYADILFGWQLLNKRALILKHTMVSQTQPHGVEFVTECASCNKLKRTPSCATCQRPVLFCQLCNLPVKGAANACLACGHGGHMTHMIQWFKKHSICASGCGCHCLKQTAALLELMN